A segment of the Gammaproteobacteria bacterium genome:
ATAATATCCTTGGTGGATCGCTCGACGGATCCGGAAAGTGCGTCTTTTCCGATCCCCCAACCGAAATTTTTATCAATATCAAGCAATGTTGCCAGGGGATCATTCAGAAGATCCTCATAACGCACCAAGTGAAGCCGATTCTGAAGATTACTGCTCATGAGCCATGAACTAACGTGGCGCTTCCACGCCGGAACACCAAACCGAGAACTACGCACGAAGGCATCGAAATCCGATGCGTCGCATTGGTTAAGTTCAGAAAGAAACCGATAAAAACTCTTTAGCACAGGCACGGGATGTCGCGCCAAATAAATTACAAATTTATAATTTGGGTTCCAGGTTGAATGTGATTTTATTATCCGGCAGCTTGGATATCCATAAACTGGTTGCCCCACCGAGCGACTAATATTAATATCGGGAATAAACACATGAGCATTCGCATAATGCGCGATTTCTGGGCGTCCGCTACGAATCAGCGCCGCATTTGCCAATAGGACGGATAACCAAGTTATCCCGGATTTCGGATACTCCACCAGATATAAGTCCGAGTGCCTGGGGTTTGCGGCTGTTAGGGGATATCCTGCTAATTGGTGCAGAATCTTGTTAAACTTCTTGGAAAAGTTCATTTCTTGATGAAACTCCCAATAAATGGCGTAACTAGGCCTGTTTGTCGCCAAGCCAGGTAGCTATGAAAGAAATTCCATACCGTCATCCCCGTGACTGTTCCCCATGCGGATCCAATTTCACCATACCGTGGAATTAGGTAAAAACACACCAGCGCATTAGTTAGAATAGCCGCTAGCAAGCCTACTCCCGCGATCCGCTGATGACCCGTCATACTAAGTACGACGCCGCAGGAACCAGAAAGAGCATTAACCATCTGGCCCATCGCGAGAATTCTAAGGCAATCGGCTGAGGTCATAAATGATTCTCCTGCTATTGCCAATAGTTGCGGTGCATTGATAATTAGTACAATAGACACGAAAAGCGCAAAAACCGAACCAATTAACGTGGCTTCAGAAATCATATGCTGCGCCTGTTTATATTCATTTTTTGCCCAAGCCGCTGCTAATTTTGGTTGCAGAGAAAGATTAATCGCTGTTAAACCAAGAGCGATCACACCAACAATTTGCGTGGATACCTGAAACCGTCCAGCCTGTTCCGCAGCCCCCAGGTATCCTACAAATAACAAAGATATCTGCCCTTCGGCAATGGATAATAGCGAAACTATAAAGAAGGGGATGGCGGCCCGTATCCAATAAGAATAATCCGTTTCAATAGTACTGTTCTTTGCCTCCAAAGGCAGGAATTTTTTTAATAGTCGCGTTCCTATCCATAAGGCAAGGATAGCTACGACAAATTGTATCGTGACGACGCGATTTACCGTCAACGTGGACTGAATCGATGAAACAAAGAGAACTGCTATTAATGCAAGGAAAGGGCGCAGAACCAACTCCGGAATGTCCGCAAAAATTACACAATTAAGCCCTCTCAACACGGCGGCGCGAATTTGCCCAAGAACAGTTATCGGAATAAGTACGAATAACATAAAGAGCGCTGAGGGTTCAACTTCCGAGATGAATTTTCTCAAGGCAAATAACATAAAAATAATGGCGGCGATTAATGATCCCAAAAAGCTCCATTGAAATCCTGTTACAATAATCCCCTTGAGAAAGGACCATTGCCGCCTAGCTTTGTAAGTCGCCACCTCCCGAATAAGCAATGGAACAAGCCCCAGTGAAGCAAAAACAACGGAAAAATTGACGATTACTAACAATAGCGAGTAAACTCCATATTGTAATGGTCCTAAAAATCTTGCAAGAACCATGTTTAGGAGAAAGCCAATACCTGCTGAGAAAATTTTCAGGATAAGTACACCCGTTGCTCTCTGCAAAACCAAGGTAGATTTAAACATTAGATATTATCAGAAAGGAGAAAATTAGAACCTCTTGAACAAATCTTGTGAGATAGCCTCTTTCGTCTCGATGTTACGCGCGTCGCAGTAATTAATCTGTACTGTTCAGTTTTGTTCCATGCGAACATCGTTGATTATCAATAGATTGACGAACAAAATCAAACTATAGCAAAGCCACCATAAAATGATTACGCATAATTTGCGAAGACTTCCTCGGT
Coding sequences within it:
- a CDS encoding putative Flippase (Evidence 3 : Putative function from multiple computational evidences); the protein is MFKSTLVLQRATGVLILKIFSAGIGFLLNMVLARFLGPLQYGVYSLLLVIVNFSVVFASLGLVPLLIREVATYKARRQWSFLKGIIVTGFQWSFLGSLIAAIIFMLFALRKFISEVEPSALFMLFVLIPITVLGQIRAAVLRGLNCVIFADIPELVLRPFLALIAVLFVSSIQSTLTVNRVVTIQFVVAILALWIGTRLLKKFLPLEAKNSTIETDYSYWIRAAIPFFIVSLLSIAEGQISLLFVGYLGAAEQAGRFQVSTQIVGVIALGLTAINLSLQPKLAAAWAKNEYKQAQHMISEATLIGSVFALFVSIVLIINAPQLLAIAGESFMTSADCLRILAMGQMVNALSGSCGVVLSMTGHQRIAGVGLLAAILTNALVCFYLIPRYGEIGSAWGTVTGMTVWNFFHSYLAWRQTGLVTPFIGSFIKK
- a CDS encoding putative Sulfotransferase domain-containing protein (Evidence 3 : Putative function from multiple computational evidences); translated protein: MNFSKKFNKILHQLAGYPLTAANPRHSDLYLVEYPKSGITWLSVLLANAALIRSGRPEIAHYANAHVFIPDINISRSVGQPVYGYPSCRIIKSHSTWNPNYKFVIYLARHPVPVLKSFYRFLSELNQCDASDFDAFVRSSRFGVPAWKRHVSSWLMSSNLQNRLHLVRYEDLLNDPLATLLDIDKNFGWGIGKDALSGSVERSTKDIMRESEEFYRIHDPRYNIEFVGGQNKFMVHPDTEDFIRHECADLLALMKYSPNDGTPI